A stretch of Miscanthus floridulus cultivar M001 chromosome 13, ASM1932011v1, whole genome shotgun sequence DNA encodes these proteins:
- the LOC136500923 gene encoding uncharacterized protein, translating to MGEERKGGGGGEDGAAAAAARAAEQARDLQDAAAALLTRTRAEEALRRLAAALQGELRRLHEAAAAHADSDKVEEDLDRATCLIADGDVAALLPSKMQGAFLKMFLGPVNLRATRKEVQLKVKEEYNSYRDRTALLFLGFPVILLFLRQWLWNGCFPALPVQLYQAWLLFLYTSLALRENILRVNGSDIRPWWILHHYCAMLMSLISLTWEIKGQPNCARKQRGVELFLCWAIMQGFVMMLQNRYQRQRLYTRIALGKAKRMDVVWGETAGVEGQLLLLCPLLFLLQGFEGYVGFLLLRTAHTGVVPEWQVVVCGILLIAMAIGNFANTVDTLMAKSRFKAKMKKSKGKRDLDTCPSPTGSSPADSTTKA from the exons ATGGGGGAGGAGAggaagggagggggaggaggggaggacggcgcggcggcggcggcggcgcgcgcggcggAGCAGGCGCGGGATCTgcaggacgcggcggcggcgctgctgacGCGGACGCGGGCGGAGGAGGCGCTGCGCCGCCTCGCCGCCGCGCTCCAGGGGGAGCTCCGGCGGCTGCACGAGGCCGCCGCGGCGCACGCCGACAGCGACAAG GTTGAGGAGGACTTGGATCGAGCAACGTGCCTCATTGCTGATGGCGATGTTGCGGCGCTGCTCCCGAGCAAGATGCAAG GCGCTTTTCTGAAGATGTTCTTGGGACCAGTAAATCTGCGGGCAACAAGGAAGGAGGTGCAGCTCAAGGTGAAGGAGGAGTACAATAGCTACAGG GACAGAACTGCCTTGCTGTTTCTTGGTTTTCCAGTGATTCTGTTGTTTCTTCGACAATGGTTATGGAATGGATGCTTTCCAGCATTGCCAGTTCAGCTATACCAG GCTTGGTTGTTATTCCTGTATACTAGTTTAGCTTTGCGTGAGAACATACTGCGAGTTAATGGAAGTGATATTCGTCCTTG GTGGATACTTCATCACTACTGTGCCATGCTGATGTCTCTTATAAGTCTCACATGGGAGATAAAGGGGCAACCTAATTGTGCACGCAAGCAG AGAGGCGTTGAACTTTTTCTGTGCTGGGCCATAATGCAAGGATTTGTTATGATGTTGCAGAATAGATATCAGCGTCAAAGATTATATACTAGGATTGCTTTGGGGAAG GCTAAAAGAATGGATGTTGTTTGGGGAGAGACTGCTGGCGTTGAAGGTCAATTGTTGCTGTTGTGCCCTCTCCTTTTTCTCTTGCAG GGATTTGAGGGTTATGTCGGGTTTTTACTTCTTCGCACAGCTCATACTGGCGTCGTCCCTGAGTGGCAG GTTGTGGTCTGCGGGATCCTGCTGATTGCAATGGCAATTGGTAACTTTGCAAACACAGTAGACACCTTGATGGCTAAGTCCCGGTTCAAAGCGAAGATGAAGAAATCAAAGGGCAAACGGGATCTCGATACATGCCCCTCACCAACAGGTTCATCGCCGGCAGATTCAACAACCAAAGCATGA